The nucleotide sequence ttctattttagGTTGTGTTCTTGTAAGGTCCCGTGTACTGAGATGGTGTTACATAAAAGTGACGAATTATTCTAATAGCAGATTTGAACAGAGGCTCCTCTTTTAAGTTCTAAGGAGCGATCCACTCAGCGGAACTGCTGCAGCTGcataaggaatttatttttttattttgttttgactatggcagaccaacatggctacctacctgtctgaGCACTGTTAGGGTATCTGCTTGGGTTTATTTAGtcaaacattcattcattttacagaaccaaaggaacccccctccccaaggcagcttacaaagccAAAAtagcacattaaaaacaacaagagaGCATTAACATCATCACTATTACAAACAAAATCAGTCAGGAGGCATTCAGCGCAGAACAAATGCCTGGTGAAGTAAAAATATTCTTCCTTAAAACCATAAGAGAAGGAGCCAGCTGAACATGTATTAGGAGAAAGTTTCATAACCCACCATGATTGCTGATTTAGCGGGGAAAACAGACATTGGAAGGGTTGCTGTACCTTTAACAGAGCACCATAGACAGCAGTAAAAAAGGGACACTGatttcattttgctgcctgatgtgACGGACAAGAATCCAGCCTCCCCCATGGCATATACAAAAGCCAACTAGACTGATACTGTAGTTGAATCTCACTCCAGTAGGCCTACTGGTGAATTGACAGCATCCTCCACTTTGCTTGAGGGCAGCAGGTTAGCATTGAGGACACATGACACGCACAGCTCTGGCCACTCGCCACACCTCAGCATACACTGCCTCATCGTAGAGCCTGCCCTGTTTCCAACATAGAGATGGTTTGAGTGAGAAAGCTGCAGATGTTTAATTTTCTGTTTggactgcaacaacaacaactaaagacATGGGAACCTGCAGTAGCTGCCCCCAACCTGGCACACTTTGTCATTCCAGAGAGTTTCACACAGAGAGGTACTTTTAGAGCTCCATTATGCTCCAGCTGAACAGGCACCCCACAGCTATGGTCTCACTGCTGTGCCAGCTTTAGCATGCTTACACAGTTCTGCAGAGTTCAACTGGCATTCTTGTGTGGGGTCctgtttttatataaaacaacCAGTTATATTTGCTTCTGTATAAAATTGTGCTTGCTGTCTCTGTTTCCCTGTTGGAGAATCTATCAAGTGTTATGCTAAAGAATGCCAGTTTGCAGTCCATCAGTCTGGCCTTTTGAAGTTGAATTTCTCCCTCTGTCTATTTGTTAGGGACTCATTAATTACCTCTTACCAGCTCTTGTTTGGAATGCTCATGAATATTAGAAAACACACCCTTGCTGCTATTCTTTCTGTACATGTACTTAGGTAAAATAAAGATCTATTCATGGATCCTCCCTGTCTTTGCAATTCATTGGCTCTCTGTTACCAAGATACTGTAGTTCAGGGTTTGAAACCAGACCCAACACTTGGGCCTAATATGTTTAATGTGCAACTCAAATGTGTGCAACACCAGGACACTGTAAAAAAAATGATCTTGTGTTCCCCAGACTTTTGATAGCAAAGCCAAGCATTTTTTAATGGACTGAAATGGGAGACATGCTTCCCTCTTACACCCATAAAGGTTTATGTTTAGAGTTCTGAAGtgctgagagagaggagaggaaatcaTGAGTTACAATGTCTGTAATAACATCTGCTTAGGCCAGCATGGCACAGGTCatggctgataggagctggagtgcagggccacaggtcccctcCCTGCCCATGTGTTAAGAAAACTTACTAGGCAGAGTTCTCTGGCTATGATTGTGGCCTTCCAGGGTCCTCCAGTGGACATTTCACTGCACAAAGATCTGGTTGGTCGTGAATAGGTTTTTCCCTTCAACCCCAAATGGGCTCTGAGTATGTGTGTTCAGTTGACATGTGTTACTGGGGTGTAATTCCCCCTTGAAaggatcctgctggatcagaccaatgacccatctagtccagcattctgttctcacagtgaacaAGCAGGCACCTGTGgcaaaccctcaagcaggatctgaacacaaaagcactctcctttcttgaggtttccagcaactgatattcagaagccttACTATCTCCAcctgtgggggcagagcatagccatcatggctagtagccattagaccatgtatttgtctaatcctcttttaaagctatccaagttggtagccataactgtctcttgtgggagtgagttccatagtttaactatgtgcgaGGACCTTTGGGTTTTCTTTGTCAGTGAAACAGCCACATGTGGAGGGGGAAATTGGAGTCCCCTTGGACTGTCCACAGGCTCCAACTTGTTCAATCCATTTTCATCATCTTTTCAGATTGTGAGTCTCCCAGCAGTAAATTAGATTTCTTCTCcagacatattttttaaaattgaattgtCATGTTGACCTTATAGGAGGGTTTTACTCTGCCCAGTAAAATACATCACATTCGTAATTGCTGTTTTCGCTAATATATTTCCCGTTTGCAGGTCGGTGcgtactgcattttaaaatgagagTGGCATCAAGGCGCACACATCCTTCCTTCTGCCCTGGGGGAAATGCACTTTAATATTAATAAAGCATTAATAAAATTCTGCTGCAGCTCATTTCTCTTGTGTCACCTCTGTTTCTGTGCAGCTCGCTTAAATCCACAAGGGCTTTTGTTGTGGCTCCTGAACACTTTCGGCTTTTTTTTGTAGTTCCTAGTAGAAAAATGGATGCAGGCTGATTTTCTGCCTCCAGTGGATGTTTTCAAATATTCAGTGCCATATTGTGCGATGACAGGAATGAAAAGAATTCTTCCCACATTTCTGATTTTATACCTCATGTTCCTAAAAGGAACTTGTGCGATACCTTTTTTCAAAGGGCATGGTGGCTGAGATGTGTCGACTGTCCACCTGCTAGGTTCAAAGGACAATAAGCTGGATGGGAACCTTAACTTCACAAAAACAGCGTCTTGCTCTGAAGGTTTCATAGACAAACCAGGATCTGAACTAGTCTTCTACATTCAAGCAGTATATGCCCTTGTCCACTGCAACCCAATGGCtctcagcagttcagcagaagtCTACAACATGCGACCCTAACAATTTGGGACAGGTCTCCTATGGGAGCACCTTCAATCCTGCAACCCTACACAATAGTTGAGTTCATCTGGGACACCATCAAtgattaagggtgctgagagtttttaggacaCCTTTATACCCCCTCCAAGGGGTACAATTCCAAGAGTGGTTTAATCATTagttcctcttcacagggaactatgggaattgtagtcagggTAGAGTGCAGAGGTATCAATATCATTACTTTTTCTGATTGTTCCCAACTTGTTGTATATGATGATGGGGTTATTTCCAGATATATCCATATTTTCATCACTCCCCACCAGCACCAGCATCACGCCTGGTCCAGATCAAGGACTGTTTCAAAGTTGTTTGGGTAGGTGACAGCTCAGTACGAAAAAgcagaaacattattattatctccTCATACACTCCATACTTGGTATTTTCTGTATATTTTCCATGTTCTTTTCTATTTCACGAAGTTACAGCAAAAAAAGCTTGCAAGCCAGTATTAAGTAAGTCTTTTTATTTGTGACAATTCAAGTGTGTGGCTGGCTGTAATAATTCTAAATTATCCCAGGATTCAGTTACCTTTTATTTTCTAGCTGTAATTGCCAGCAGCACACCAGCAACAGACAACATGACAACCAAGACTTAATAGTGACGGGCAAGGAAGAAAACTTTTCAAACATATTTTgctagcaacaacaaaatgaatggaTTTCCCCATATTTGaactatttttcttttctattcttttctGTTCTTCTGGAGTTGGCATCCATTTTGTGCTTGGCTACACTGCTGGTGGCAACCATTTTCTGACTGGTGATGTCCATGCCTTTTCAAAATTCCCAAAGTACCCCTGGACCAAAAAAAGGTTGGAGACCGCTAATCTACAGATAGCCTCTCCCTTCTATCCCATGTCACAGATCTTGCTGGATTTGACCAATAAAGTGCTTATAGCCAAAAGCATTACCACCCTTATTCCATGGTGCAGAGAGCACACACTGTATGGTATGCAAGTTAGCAGctatgctgctgcagcagcagcccaatcTGTTCCAATGAGGGTGCCTCTATATGGGACTTTGCCATTATTCTAGTTTGGTGCTTTGGCATACAAAAAAACGGTGTGTTGTGGGAGAACCAAacctcagtggtggagcactTAGTTTGCATGTAAAAAAGCCCCTGCCATTTCCAGTTAAAGCTAATAGGGGCTGGGAAATACTGGtacatttttttctgcctgagaccctggagagcaatGGCCAATCAGCATTTCCTCATGATGTTATTATTTGCTCTGACAACTTTCTCATTAAAGATGAATTTATGGAAACTGTcaaagagaaagggggcagaacatataataataataataataataataataataataataataataatgtggtgcTGCAAGGTTTTTAGTACAGAAACACAGAGAACAGAGAAATTGCAGGCAGCTCAAATACTCTTATTGATGGGGcttcccattttctctctgtgtagcGGATGCTGGTATTACTCATACTGCCATCAACGAAGAAAGGAGCAAATCATATTTTACAGTCACTCAGTCTGGGAACACCATGGGATTTGGAAGAACTAGAGGAAGATGAACTTATGGATGTACTCAGTGCAGGAGACTGGGAGACAGTTTCTTCTAAGAAATATAAACATTGCTTTGGAAAAATTGGAGAAGAGCCCAGAAACAACAGGCCATTACATTCACATTCTTCCTGCACATACAAGAAATGATATGTTTTATTAGCACTGTTCCTCATCAGTCTAAGCATGATCTTAGTTAAATTCTAAATCCTCAACAGTAAGCTTTCTGGAAGGGagttcccaagggtcatctagtccaaccccgtgcaattcaggaatccatgacagatggtcatccaacctctgcttataaacttcCAATAAAGGAGGGTCTACCACCTTCATTTTACTGGGACTCATGCCTCCAGCATTCTGTGTTCTGGGCTGCAGATTCTCCACTGCTGACGGTGATTCGCATGAGCATGGTGGCACATTTTTCAGCCGCTACACTCTGCAGAAATATGTGTAAATATCTGAGCCAGCTGCATGTGGTAACTGTTAGTGTGTGCACCACTAGCTCTTACATATCTTGGAAGATTCTGCCCCTTCCCTGATGCACCAACGAAGGGTTGAACAACAGTTCATCCCACTGTAGTACAAAGTTATCAGCAAAGGAATGACAATTAATTTATCACTAAAGCAATCCTTCCGTTCTTCCAAAAGCACATGGGCAAGCTCCAGACTTTCAAACACTCCGAATGTTCAGTGTGTGTAGTATGTATGTGGGGAGGGGTCTGTGTTTCCATAGAtaccatttccttttattttagcTGTTTGTCTCCCTGGAAACAAGAGGCAGGCTTGACTATATTAGTCCCCCAAGCATAGCATGGTTTCAGAACGCACTGAGCACTATATTAAAACGCCCATAAAAGCACAACTGGCAAGAAGTTTAGTCCTTCATCTTCGCACACCTACAAGAGTGGCTGCCAGTGAGGGCTTTCTTTCAGAGAAAAGGCAGCTGTCTGAAAGGCACTCCAGCGCCATACAAAGTCGGAACCTGTTTGCTGTGAAAGGAAATAAACTTGGAGCTTTAacagtacctttaaaaaaaaacaaaaaaacttgatGGCAGGCAGAAGTCCAGCATCTGTGAATGGGACTTGGGCTGAGCTGAAGGACTGCAAAGAGGAGAGTCGCTACGCAAAAGATCTGCTATGATGGAAACAATTTCTTAGAAGAAAAGTTGACTTCCAAACAGAACCGATCTGTCTCCTCCTGGCTAAGCCTTTCTCCACCGTCTCCTCCCTAATCAGGGCATGCAACTTGCTTCCAAGATGAACAGAACATTGCCCCAGCTAAACTCTTCAGGAAGCAGCGAGAGCAGCTGTTGGCAGCTGGTGTCTGTCCTCATTCCTCTAGCGTATTCTCTGATTTTCCTGGTAGGCACGGTGGGCAACTCTCTGGTGCTGGCAGTGCTGCTGAGGAACAGGCAAGTCAACAACACCACCAACCTCTTCATCCTCAATCTGGGAGTGGCCGACCTGTGCTTTATAGTcttctgcgtgcccttccaggcCACCATCTACACCCTGGATGACTGGATCTTTGGGCCACTCATGTGCAAAGCAGTGCATTTCTTCATCTACCTGACCATGTATGCCAGCAGCTTCACCCTCACAACTGTATCCCTAGACAGGTGAGCAAGCAGTTGGGGAGCATGGGGAGGGAGTCTGGACTTTTAGAGTCACTATAGAGTTTCAATAACTCTGCAGCTACTGATGATTCCCTGCCTCCCACTTCCTTGCATGCATGTAAAACTTTGTTTCGTAACTTTCTCACTGTTCCATCAATATACTTAGTGTTTTACAAATCCCCAAAAGGAAACATTGTCTAGacaaaggcaccccccccccagaataacatcaccacaagggtcatcttgtctatGCCCTTACATCAAGAACCCCCTTCAAACAAATTATCCCAATACTATACAGACCACAGTGTGCCCCTAAACAGAGTCAGGTAGATTGTGAGCTTTGGCGTTCTTTTATTTCACATGTCCACACATGTCTCCAAAGGCTTCCCGACTCCTTTTGTTGAGGTAACCTGTCCTAAAATTTATCTCCAATATTTACATCCAAATATTGGGTGTAACTCCAAATATATGCAGTGCATGTTCTTACAATGACAAAAGTAGATTAAATTTTTGATATGAGAATCTATATTGTTCATATGGttttggtaaaaaataaaataaaaataaaattgtaatgTGAAAGCATTTTGTTGCTGGTGAAGTTATGTTGTAAATTGagaataaaaaatggggggggtggaTAAAGAAGGGTTTCTCGGAAATAACTACCTCCAGACTGCTTGAAGAGCATATTCATTGGGGAACCGCAATGTGTCCTAGCTGCTTGGTAAAGGCAGCTGTATAATACACAATTATGCAAACCTGTTAGTCACATTAATATATGAAATAATATCCTGTGTTACAGGTATATGCATATAGTGAGgttagaaggaaatgaaatgcagagggaggaggaagagtaatacaaaaaataaaaaataaagacagtGATAATTACTTTATTAATAGTGACTATATACAAAAAAAGTTGTTGATATTGCAGACTGAATTGGGACACTGGGTGGTATGTAGCTAatttttactcaaagtagaccgaTTGATATTAATGAACATGATTGAGTTAGgtcccttaatttcagtgggtctactcttagcAGAACTAGCTGAATACTAaggtgaattttaaaaaaatagtttttaaaaaataaaattgcattccATGTTAATTGGCTCTCTGATGCCAGAGCtatcaacaacaactttgtgtgTTGCAATTATCACCatctgtacttttctgcatttaATTTTTCCACAatctatccacacacacaaacacaaacacacacacacacacacacacaccacttcatgCATCCAACAAAGTGGAAATTTGTCAACAGAAACTTAAGGCATAATAAATTTgctaatctttaaggtgccacaagactctttgttgttttcgCATATTGAGTTAAGGAGCTTGATTGTATGATATTGGACTCTAGTGCTGCCCTTTCATCACAGGGAGAAACGTATCCAACATTCAAGATATTATTTTGTCTATCGCATTTACCATCATAACCATGCCCTGTAACTTCTTCCCACGTACAGCATTTTctagatttgatttgatttaaatgctGCTACCACCTCAGTATCATGACCTTCTCTTGCTTTACTTCTGCCTTCCTAGGTATCTGGCCATAAGGTACCCTTTGCATTCAAGAGAACTGCGAACCCCCAGGAATGCCCTCACCGCCATTTGTCTCATCTGGGGCCTTTCCTTCGTCTTCTCTGGACCTTACATCAGTTACTACCAGGAGTTTCAGGTGGCCAATGTTACCGTCTGCCATCCCATCTGGAAAGTCTCTCAGCGCAAAGTTATGGACCTCTGCACTTTTGTCTTCAGCTATGTCATTCCTGTGCTGATTCTGAGCCTCACCTACGTGAGGACCATCCGTTACCTCTGGACGTCGGTGGACCCCATTAAAGACATGTCTGATTCCAAGAAGGGCAAGCGCAAGGTCACTCGGATGATCATCATTGTGGCTGTTCTCTTCTGCCTTTGCTGGCTGCCCCATCACTTGGTCATTCTCTGCTTTTGGTTTGGCTACTTCCCACTGAACAATGCAACCTACGTGCTTAGAATCCTCTCCCACCTGATTTCATATGCCAACTCATGTGTCAACCCCATCGTCTATGCTCTGGTATCCAAGCATTTCCGTAAGGGATTCAAGAAGATCTTCAGTTGCCTCTTGCACAAAAGAGTGACCAACAAGGTTCATGTGGCACAGGTGACTCACACAGTGAGCATCCTGGAAGCAGATCTGACAGAGGTGATACACGTCAGTGAGCCCACGCATGCCAGGGCCTCCAGCTGctgtcaaatccccattcagacaTGGGGTGAGGCAGAGCAGCTGAGTCGCCAAGAGAGAGTCACCAACCCTTTCATCACTTTCAATGTCACttagaaaaatgcattttctctaGGCTCTAACCAAAGGATGAATTCCTTGACAACTGAAGGACGTACGGTTTTGAGAACAGAAGATAGTGGCTGAAAACACAAGAACCAGCAGATGGCTCCAGCCAATGATATTTGATTGTTCGTTGCTCCCTTCTCCACCAGAAGCCACTGCACTATTGGAGACTCTGCAAGGCAAAGCTCACAGTGCACTGAGCATGAAATAGCACTACATGCAGAGAATAGCACTGGAAGGtgtcttcatttcattttgcacatttttaaagTGGCTTCaattgttggtttgttttcattgttgtgcattttgtgttctcattttgtatttttatgttgtgaactgccctgtgatcttcagaggaagggcattatacaaatttaataagtaaataaatgaattatgATAAAACAGTTGAAGAGATTAGCTGATCAAGCAATTACTGTACTGGGAATCTGGACTCACCAGTGCATTACAGGGGGCTGGGGAATGGGGTTCTATGGcctaaaggaagaaaaaaaagattacTACACCAGAGAATGAGACTGGCTGGTTGATCATGTCAAGGACTTTGGACTTTGAGTAGGAAACCTCGGGAATCTGCCACAAGGGTAAACCATGGTCTCTCTATGCTCAAGTCACAAAGCCACCTTCAGGAGCAGTAGAGTTTAGGAGTATACAGCATCAGTCCCTTCACTGCCAGCAAATATGAATCCTATAAAGTCTGTGTGTGCACGTGCGAGTGCATACTGTACGTACTAGATTCTAACTTCCATCCTTCAATGTagagatgggaaatctgtggccctccagatcagggcttttttctccagccagaactcaccagaactcagttccggcacctctcaggtgggtgccattgccattctaaaagaacaagggaagtgttcatggtaagttctggcacctctttttctagaaaaatagcactgctctagATGATGTTGCGtttcagttcccatcaaccccaggcaacatggctaatggccaggggtgatgggagctggagtccaagaacatgtggagagccacaggttccccatctctgatcccAGGCACCCAGAGTGGGCAGTACACTCTCCAGATCTAGATTTGGGTCCAACAACTCATGGTTCCAACTGGCTTTGACTGATTTTGAATAAAGTTCATGGTGGGTTTAGGAATCTTAAGTCTTATGCTTAGTTTCTCCGTCCAAAGAATCACATTATTCTGTCCCTGAAACTTATTTGTATGGTATCTTCATTGCTTATGCTTCAATCTGTGCATACTTAAAGTGGGAGTAGGCCCAATTGAACTCATTGGgagttatttctgagtaaacatgcatatgattgcactcTTAATCACACAAGTTtagaccaaaaaaataaattcttgTATCTCACAATATTCCCCCTACTCACTGCCAAAACAACAGTATCCAGTCAATAGTTTTCCCTGTTTGTTTGATTTGCTTTCCTAGAGTGAGCAGAGTATTTTCTTCACAAGACCGACTTCTGTTATCATGCCTACAATAAATCAATCAACATGATGGTAGAAACAGAAACAATAATGATGTACAGCAGATGCTTTTTGTCTGTATAATAAAAGGTTGCCAGTGTGTGTTATTTGTTTGCAAAATTATGTGTACAGTCAATTTCATTCACCCAAAATAGTTCAGAAAATATGTAAGGCTTTTTAATAATCTGAAGACCATAAAATGAGGACCCTACCTAGTATGTAATGTATATGATGCAAAACAAGGGTGTTTTTCTATGGCATAGACAGTACCACAGTGCAATCCCACAGTATTTAGGAATGAGAGTTTACTGGGGGCAAAGTCCATGTTTTTAGATCTTGGTTATAGCAAAATAGGATAGTACGTCAAGTTGGACCTGAGATGCTAAGAGAGAGGAAAGGCTTTAAAGGTAACTTTATGTATTCTGATTACTTGAGCAATGTAGTTAGTGCACAGATAACTTTTTGAAATGGATGGGCTTATGAGATATGACTGAGCAAATGTCAAGCCCTCTAGGGCACATTGCACACACAAAACTATGGCCATGGGTTACAGGAAATTTGCATGTATTATATGTACAGATAATACAAATTGCAGATCTTACAAGGTGGCCATTCGGCCATGCCTGGTGGATATATTTTGCTTTCACCATGGTGCTATTTGTGCAATTTTCAGCACAAAGTAATTTTCTGTATAACTTGGACTTGATGTTCAGTGAACGGAAATCACAGCAGCGAGAGCTGTTTGTTGAATTTTGTCAATTAAAGCTAGGTCAGTGACTGAGGTCCTATTTTGTGTTCCATCCCTCCCAGATAGATTATTCCAGACTGATTATTCTGTATGAATCCTTTCTAACTCCTTACTTGAATACGTCATGCACTGTTGGTATCTGATTGATGGCAGTTGATATGGATAAAGCACACAGCTCTGAGTACGATATTCCATAAGG is from Lacerta agilis isolate rLacAgi1 chromosome 2, rLacAgi1.pri, whole genome shotgun sequence and encodes:
- the GALR2 gene encoding galanin receptor type 2 translates to MQLASKMNRTLPQLNSSGSSESSCWQLVSVLIPLAYSLIFLVGTVGNSLVLAVLLRNRQVNNTTNLFILNLGVADLCFIVFCVPFQATIYTLDDWIFGPLMCKAVHFFIYLTMYASSFTLTTVSLDRYLAIRYPLHSRELRTPRNALTAICLIWGLSFVFSGPYISYYQEFQVANVTVCHPIWKVSQRKVMDLCTFVFSYVIPVLILSLTYVRTIRYLWTSVDPIKDMSDSKKGKRKVTRMIIIVAVLFCLCWLPHHLVILCFWFGYFPLNNATYVLRILSHLISYANSCVNPIVYALVSKHFRKGFKKIFSCLLHKRVTNKVHVAQVTHTVSILEADLTEVIHVSEPTHARASSCCQIPIQTWGEAEQLSRQERVTNPFITFNVT